From Struthio camelus isolate bStrCam1 chromosome 8, bStrCam1.hap1, whole genome shotgun sequence:
ATGGAAACCTTAATGCTTAGTAGAAAATGATTAGTTTTATACAAATACGTTACATAGATACAAAGCGCTGGTTCAGTGTAAGGTTTCTTAGCTGTTTCAAAGTTATCCAAGTAATTTTGATAGATCAGCCTTGCAATGATGAGTTCTAGACCAAATGAGGCCTTGGTCTGTCCTCTCACAGTCAGCACAGCACTAGTATGATCTTGCCACTCATTGAGTGAGCATAACATTATTTCAGCTGTTTGTCTGTGTGTCATCTAGATTAGATGATGGACAAGACAACTGCTTTATTGGGTAGTATGCAGAACCAGCTTAATCATTGTGAAACCATAGCTGCAATAAAAGTTTAGTTCCAAATTAATGTCAGTCAAAGTGTTGTTATAGATCACGTGTGGAATAGGAGGGCTGACTGCCTCTAATCATGCGATCAGAGTTTATTGACTGCTTTCAAGTTTCAGAGTTTGACTGCTTCCTGCTGGTGGTAGGATGAGATTTGTATGAGAAATAAATTTGTATTGCCCACAAAGTTCCTAGGCATTCAAGCATGGGCTTGTTGCGATTGGATGCTTGGGATTAATCCAGAGCACCTTAAATTGATATAAGTTGTaccatttcccttttctgttcttaacaTCTCTGTTATGCCAGCACTAGTGCCCATGTGACTGCACAGTAAACTGgatgcggggggtggggggaatgtgGGATCAGTTTCTTGAACTGGATCCTCTCAGGCACCAGTGCAAGGGAAAGGGTGGGAAAACCTAGCTGTGATGCGGACGGGACTGCGTCTTTGTGCCTAAGTTAGTTTCAGCTACCATGGATCTGCgcccttatttttaattttacgtTATAATCAATCTAGTGATTATGATCTACTGCtaaaagccttcctttctcctccatccATGCTCTTTGGACGTTTTCCTTAGCAACTGTGTGGCGTCACATCCAGTGTGAGAGGATGTTTATTGATGGTTTAGTTTTTGTTGGATTCCCTGAGGGAGACTGCAAGAACAGATTTTTATTCTGCTGTGCTTAGTGAAGTAGATGAGGAAGTCCAGGAAgactactttattttttattttattgttttaacttTAATTAAGAACTATTGATGCTACCTCTAGCACAATATGCCAGATGGTATTTTGCTCCTTGTAGTAACCTGTCCTAaagtgtctttctttttttttttttttttcaactttttctccatttctttttactGAGCCAGTAAATTGCTATAaagcaaaaagtcatttttatcttttaatttttaaatgctactTTCACTGAATCTAATCACTAGGTGTCAACTTGATAGAACAGCAGAAAGCTTGCAGTGTTTTGCTGGGGTAGTGTTTTGCAGTTTTAGAGCATTGGAGCCCATGCTGAGAAAGCATGACAAGTGCCAGAGCTCAAGGCCCGTGCTGGCAGGAACAAAGTCCCTTCCCCTACAGTAGAGGTGATCTGTTGTATTGCCTTGTGCTCCTGTGGAACCAAAACCTGCCACACGCAGGAAGGTGACAAAACATGACTGGTGAGGTGAATAAGGAAGCAATCAACAGCAAAGTAGCTGAATATTAAGAAGAGTTGgggggaagctttttttttttccttgctgtagcTGGACTAAGCATAGTCCTTTTTACAGAAAGTATACACATATCAGAAAGATTAATTCCTAATGTTTTGTTTGTGtacaaattttaacattttaccTTTGTTTCAATGAAGTATGTGAGTGAGCGCTCTCCATGGTTGAAGCAAACTAGATATCAGCTAGCaattaaattttcaaataaaactagTTTTATGCAGGCTAGCCGACTTGCTTCTTAAAAATCTTTTGTCCTTAGGCCCTGAATTAAGTTTGCCATTTCGCCTTACAGGCAACTGGTTATCTATTCATCTAGTCCGGTATATGCAAACAATCCATTCCATGCTTTCCATGTGTGAAATGTACGTCATCCTTTGCTGAAGAATAAGACCCAAGTTATTTTTCACATCAGATGAGATCCTAAGCAGAAGTGTCAGGAATATACTGTGTATGCTTCAGgtgaaattttaaaatggaaactgaattaatttttattaatagtaGCTTTGAAGTAAAGCACAATGAACAGCTGTGCTCAAAGCATACTTCTTTGCTTCATCTTGCCTGGTGACTATGCTGACTGCATGGTAGGGTCTTTAGACAATGGTTAGAGTCCCCTCCCTTGAGCTGATTgttccatctctttctttctcctcttgttgGTTAGGACTTAAGCAACAAATTTACACTTGTTAGCTAAAGTTAGGGTCATTTTGCTTTTGCCAGAGTCATTGGAGCTGCATTAACTCTTGGTGGTCTGTGCAGCATGTCAGAGGTATACAggttccttcagatatttaataGAAAATCTTTATCCAAAAGAAGATGGTTTGATAAAGATAAAAAGCGGCCAGGGAGGTTGTTGAGAGTAGGTACATCTGTGTATGAAAGTGCATGTGTTTTGGATGCCAGTAATCTGCTGACTTTGTAAACTCAAGTAGTGGCGTTTAATAAATCTTCTAAACAGTGAGTATATTAATTCTATTACTCTGAGATGGCTTTCAGTCActgtacagaaaacagaaataattgccGTGTATTGGAGTTGTGCCTCTTGGATACAAGTAGTATGGAAATGCAGCAATCCAGTAGTCAGACAGTGAGTGTGAGTATGCATGTAGGCAAACTGAGTAGGTACAACTGTGTTTTATTggtataatttctctttttttatttggcACTTGTTCTAAAGTGTTATAACCAAAGGCTTAATGTAATTTAGCGTTTTCAGTAAGTATTTGCCatatttaaaatgcatgaaacctgagttcatttcaaagaaaagtaatgaaaTGGCTGAGTAAATTAGATAAtggtttaaaaatcactttttttttaagacaagagCACTGAGAAAAATCTCTGCTAGTTAACATGGTGGTGgctttaaaaactgtttcatCAGCGTCTAGCAAAATCATATAGATTTCCAATATAGGCTTCTAATTAAATGGAAAAGTTGGCTaatacttgtttgtttttgtcttttaggCTTTAGAAAGAATGCGTCCTTATTTGTGTGACAAAATTATAGCTGAGAGACACTTCGATTACCTACGTTCAAAGAAAATACTCACTAGAGAGGACACAGAAGAGATTTCTTCTCGATCTTCTAGTAGGAAAAAAACTGGGAAGTTATTGGACTATTTAGCAGAAAACCCAAAGGGACTAGATGCTTTGATTGAATCTATCAGGCGAGAAAGAACACAAAACTTCCTGTTACAAAAGATAACTGACGTAGTGTTGAaagtcaaaaatgaaaaacttgaaGCTCTCAAAGGTGAGAAGTTTATGCTGGTATCTTTTACAATAGAAATTTTATTCTGAGGGACTCCAAAATTTAACTCCCACAGTTCTTTAATATGTGTTTTTTacaaattttttcttctcctagcgTTTGGGACAACGTTCTTGGAAACTTTGTAGGGCAAGCAAACGGCACCAGTTTGGGTTTAAGATCCCAGGGCATGTGTCCTGGTTTTGTCATCTTACCGTTTGAGCATATCATAAATGACAAATTGCAAAAAATTACCATGGGTTATTATAATGAACAAGTCTGTTTCCACACTTCACTTCTGTTTTCTATGAGGTTCTAATACAGAACTCAAAATAGGTGGTTATcttccatctttcttttctcttgaaaCTATTCACTGCAGTGGCAGGATGCTCTGGTTTTGTTAAAATGTACATGTTAACAGCGGATAAGCCAGCAAATGCAAGCTGAGGAGAATTCGTATGAACACCTTCAATGCTAAAACTTAAAGTGAGACTTTATGAATATGTACACGTGTTGCTTCGTACAGACAGGTTTTGTTGACACAAAAAACTAAGTCACTATCTGTACTTCTGTtttaaggcagaaaatgaaattataagccttcaaaaccaaaaaccttaTTTCCCCTTGCACacacatcaaaagaaaaataaagaagaggtggGCTGGAATTTTCTCTAGCTTCACGTAGAACTGCCTTCGAATGCAGTCCACTCTGGATTAGAAGTATGTAGctgaagcttttaaaagtttatttgaagAATATAGTGAGAAAAATCTATCAAAAGATAGGCCAAAGAGCTCAAAATTCCTGAAGTAAAGTTAAACGTTAGTACATCTATGTCAGCTAGCTAATAGCTGACCTTCACTGGTAGGTATAGAGAAACTCATTCACGTGAGCTGACTGGACAACATGTATGTATTTACTAAGTCATCATGAACATTGCAATATCACATGCACGATAAAGAGGATAGTCTGTTAAAAATACTAGAGCGTGATCTTTGATAATGTCTTACAGATACTCGGGTACGGTACAGGTTTGAGTGCATCATGTTGCAATTAAATTTAGTCTCTGTTTCTGTCTTAGGTCTAAGCTGCAGCACCTGTATGACCTCATTGTATGGAGGAACAAATAACCTTTCTAGATCATATTCTGATGAGTCtaacttttttgaaaaaacaaaagacaaagattCTACCCAGATACATCATCCAGAAGAAGAGTACAGTACTGCTGCATTTGTGTCTGCTGTCTCTCTTCGTTCAATGAATTTACCAATTGCAGAGATGGGAAGT
This genomic window contains:
- the BCL10 gene encoding B-cell lymphoma/leukemia 10 isoform X1, which gives rise to MEGLGPGSVGRLLTEDEMAEVKKEALERMRPYLCDKIIAERHFDYLRSKKILTREDTEEISSRSSSRKKTGKLLDYLAENPKGLDALIESIRRERTQNFLLQKITDVVLKVKNEKLEALKGLSCSTCMTSLYGGTNNLSRSYSDESNFFEKTKDKDSTQIHHPEEEYSTAAFVSAVSLRSMNLPIAEMGSTENVVFSGPLPGPGDPGAPPLPPELQSEQQEPSTSSSDNVFLPLRSRSLQPQ
- the BCL10 gene encoding B-cell lymphoma/leukemia 10 isoform X2, with translation MEGLGPGSVGRLLTEDEMAEALERMRPYLCDKIIAERHFDYLRSKKILTREDTEEISSRSSSRKKTGKLLDYLAENPKGLDALIESIRRERTQNFLLQKITDVVLKVKNEKLEALKGLSCSTCMTSLYGGTNNLSRSYSDESNFFEKTKDKDSTQIHHPEEEYSTAAFVSAVSLRSMNLPIAEMGSTENVVFSGPLPGPGDPGAPPLPPELQSEQQEPSTSSSDNVFLPLRSRSLQPQ
- the BCL10 gene encoding B-cell lymphoma/leukemia 10 isoform X3, producing the protein MRPYLCDKIIAERHFDYLRSKKILTREDTEEISSRSSSRKKTGKLLDYLAENPKGLDALIESIRRERTQNFLLQKITDVVLKVKNEKLEALKGLSCSTCMTSLYGGTNNLSRSYSDESNFFEKTKDKDSTQIHHPEEEYSTAAFVSAVSLRSMNLPIAEMGSTENVVFSGPLPGPGDPGAPPLPPELQSEQQEPSTSSSDNVFLPLRSRSLQPQ